The genomic stretch TTTTGCTTAAAATGGATGACACTGAGGATGATGCAAGGTATCCGCCAAATGCCTATGGTGCCAATCAGCAGCAGGGTTATGCTTCATCACATCGCCAAAAGCTCCCTATTCGGGGTGTGCCTTATTCTGAGGAAGTTGGCAATCAATATGTTGATGATGACGATGAGGATGAGGATGTTGtggatgatgaagaagatgaaactgAATTCGGAGAGGAAGAAGgaaacaataatcaaaacaatGGCATTGTTCAGTATGCAGGAAAAGATgtggatgaagatgaaaatgatgagGAGGACGTTGATGAtcatgataatgatgatgagtATAATGCAGATGAAGATGGTAGTAAGCAAAAAATTTTGGCTTGGAAGCCAGATGATGATGATATAGAAAGGCACCCAAAAAAGAGAAAGTTGAAGAGTTTGATTTCAAGTTATGAATTTGCTCCTCGAGTGCCAGCTCCGGTTGTGGCTCCATCTGCATTGAGGCCATCAACTGGAGGACGGAATTCACTTACGGATTGGAATGAGCAAGAGACATTTGTTTTATTAGATGCTTGGGGTGACCGGTTTCTGCAGCGTGGGAGGAAGAGTCTTCGATCTGAAGAATGGCAAGAAGTTGCAGATAAGGTATCAGAGGTGTCGAAGATTGAAAGGACAGACACTCAATGTAGGAATCGATTGGAtactttgaagaaaaaatataagaaggAGAAGCATAGGATGGCAGAGACAGGTGACACCAGTAGCAAATGGgtttatttcaagaaaatggATATGTTAATGTCTTCGCTTCAGCAGCAAGGTGGACTCTCTTGTGGTTTGGACTCAGGAGAGTATGTCTTTATGAACCCCAAGGTTTATTTGAACCGTGCCAATGGCTTGGATGAGATGAGAGATAGTCCTGCTAATTCGGAATCCACTAATGGCGAGGAGGATGATTCAGATGGACTTCCTCCCAAGAAAAGGAGAACTGGAAGGGAATCTAATGACAGGTGTTCAATTAGATTGCTTGCAGATTCTATTCATAAATTTAGTGAGATATACGAGAAGATTGAATATAGTAAGAGGCAACAAATGCTGGAACTAGAAAAGATGAGGATGGATTTCCATAGGGACTTGGAAATGCAGAAGAGGCAGATCATGGAGAGAGCACAAGCTGAGATTGCAAAAATACGTCGAGGTATTGATGTTGAGAATGATGTCAATGGGTAATGAATCTAGAACTGCTTACCTTTCTGTGGTGTTAATTGGCATATTAAATGATAGCTGCTGTTGTAAATTGTTGGGGGCCTTTAACCCACTTCTGCTTTAAATTGTGAGACAATAATAATGCTGGAATGTTGTATCAGTTACACTTGAAGAAATATCATGAACTATATCATTGGTgtcatttttttcctatttttctcaCTTGTTGATATGTATGCATGTTTTGCCATTAGCCTATTGCCGTTGTTTGCTGTAACCAAATTGTGTAGTTTCATCTGTAAATACGTTATTTGGAATGTTTCTTCAGAAGATAATGACGAATTAACTTTGTTTCTTCCTCCAAACCTCATTCTCCTTATGTTCTAACCAATGACTTATTATTTCATGATACTTGGTTCATAGAAAGCCTTTTGCCAAGTTCACACCTAGAGACAGTACTGTGCCAAAATTTGTGGGAATATAATATACTTTAGTAAGTATTGTTTGGAGGTGTACCCCCAAATTTTGGAGGAATGTACTTTAGTAAGATTTGTTTAGAGATGTAGCAAGTATCTC from Mangifera indica cultivar Alphonso chromosome 6, CATAS_Mindica_2.1, whole genome shotgun sequence encodes the following:
- the LOC123218724 gene encoding trihelix transcription factor ASIL1-like; protein product: MDDTEDDARYPPNAYGANQQQGYASSHRQKLPIRGVPYSEEVGNQYVDDDDEDEDVVDDEEDETEFGEEEGNNNQNNGIVQYAGKDVDEDENDEEDVDDHDNDDEYNADEDGSKQKILAWKPDDDDIERHPKKRKLKSLISSYEFAPRVPAPVVAPSALRPSTGGRNSLTDWNEQETFVLLDAWGDRFLQRGRKSLRSEEWQEVADKVSEVSKIERTDTQCRNRLDTLKKKYKKEKHRMAETGDTSSKWVYFKKMDMLMSSLQQQGGLSCGLDSGEYVFMNPKVYLNRANGLDEMRDSPANSESTNGEEDDSDGLPPKKRRTGRESNDRCSIRLLADSIHKFSEIYEKIEYSKRQQMLELEKMRMDFHRDLEMQKRQIMERAQAEIAKIRRGIDVENDVNG